A single window of Providencia alcalifaciens DNA harbors:
- a CDS encoding cell envelope biogenesis protein TolA has protein sequence MRKLSVGLLTVMAVMMSSMGSANASNYPCSGAKGGIARCDGGQFICNDGTTSRSEQVCTNELKNSINKSAGIGAGIGAGVVKQSSKPSAVDSIKETGDNMSKTAKDKASKATDKAKAAEKETSKAVKDKAKATEKETSKAVKEKADKAKAADKETSKAVKEKADKAKAADKESAKAVKEKADKAKAKEKETSKAVKEKADKAKAVEKDKTKAAKDKADKAKADKAKAAAKTTAKVSKGKPSKGKVS, from the coding sequence ATGCGTAAATTATCTGTAGGTTTATTAACTGTCATGGCGGTCATGATGTCGTCAATGGGTTCTGCGAATGCAAGTAACTACCCTTGTTCAGGCGCTAAAGGCGGAATTGCTCGTTGTGATGGCGGGCAATTTATCTGTAATGACGGAACGACCAGTCGTTCAGAGCAAGTCTGTACAAATGAGCTAAAAAACTCAATCAATAAAAGTGCAGGTATTGGTGCAGGTATTGGGGCGGGTGTGGTGAAGCAATCGAGCAAACCATCTGCGGTAGATTCTATCAAAGAGACAGGTGACAACATGAGTAAAACTGCAAAAGATAAAGCATCAAAAGCAACTGATAAGGCAAAAGCTGCTGAGAAAGAAACATCGAAAGCGGTGAAAGATAAGGCAAAAGCAACAGAGAAAGAGACCTCTAAAGCTGTAAAAGAGAAAGCGGATAAAGCCAAAGCTGCTGACAAAGAAACCTCTAAAGCTGTAAAAGAGAAAGCAGACAAAGCTAAAGCTGCCGACAAAGAATCTGCAAAAGCAGTGAAAGAAAAAGCAGATAAAGCCAAGGCTAAAGAGAAGGAAACCTCTAAAGCAGTGAAGGAAAAAGCCGACAAAGCTAAAGCGGTAGAGAAAGACAAAACCAAAGCAGCAAAAGATAAAGCAGACAAAGCGAAAGCTGACAAAGCTAAAGCTGCAGCGAAAACAACCGCAAAAGTATCTAAAGGCAAACCAAGCAAAGGTAAAGTGAGCTGA
- the prc gene encoding carboxy terminal-processing peptidase, whose translation MNKLLKVAFVVSLATFGTAIANTQAVTPVTAAQLPLLKQNTQHGTVSERVTSRFTRSHYRQFDLDKEFSGKIFDRYLNMIDYGHNVLLQSDVDQYAKDKAKTGEWLEDGKLDKFYDLYNLSQQRRFERFKYALARLDQPIDLNATDSIEVDRTKAPWPKDKEELDRLWDQKVRYDWLSLKLTGKDDKEIKDKLTKRYNFALKRLSQAQSEDVFQLIMNAFAREIDPHTSYLSPRSTEQFNSEMSLSLEGIGAVLQQDDDNTTINSLVAGGPAAKSKELKVGDKIIGVGQVGKPIVDVVGWRLDDVVALIKGPKGSQVRLEVVSDTKGAKPRIITIVREQIRLEDRAVKLSIKQQGKEKVGVLDIPGFYVGLTNDVKTELQKMAKENVSALVIDLRGNGGGALTEAVALSGLFINKGPVVQVRDNNGQVRQDADDDDVIYYKGPLVVLVDRFSASASEIFAAAMQDYGRALIVGEPTFGKGTVQQHRSLSRVYDQMLKPEWPSLGSVQYTIQKFYRVNGGSTQREGVTPDVVMPTGQDPAETGESFEDNALPWDSIPAANYTKSGDINADLSPIKTKHLARISVDPEFKYIDEDIARYKSLKATKNLISLNYAQRQKEDNEIDATKLKRINERNTKLGKPLLKSIDDLPKDYEAPDPYLDETVKMAIDLSNQNTKMLSGAKQ comes from the coding sequence ATGAACAAATTACTCAAAGTTGCATTTGTTGTGAGTCTCGCGACTTTCGGCACCGCAATAGCTAATACTCAGGCAGTGACTCCGGTCACTGCTGCTCAGTTACCTCTTTTAAAACAGAATACACAGCACGGTACCGTGAGTGAGCGTGTGACATCCCGTTTTACGCGTTCTCACTATCGCCAATTCGATTTAGACAAAGAGTTTTCTGGGAAAATATTTGACCGTTATCTCAATATGATTGATTACGGACATAATGTTTTACTTCAATCCGATGTTGACCAGTATGCAAAAGATAAAGCAAAAACGGGTGAATGGCTTGAAGATGGCAAGTTAGATAAGTTCTATGACCTGTATAACCTTTCTCAGCAACGTCGCTTTGAACGTTTCAAATATGCACTCGCGCGTTTAGATCAACCGATTGATTTAAACGCGACGGATTCTATTGAGGTTGATCGTACTAAAGCACCTTGGCCGAAAGATAAAGAAGAACTAGACCGTTTATGGGACCAAAAAGTCCGCTATGATTGGTTAAGTTTGAAATTAACTGGCAAAGATGACAAAGAGATCAAAGACAAACTGACTAAGCGTTACAATTTTGCATTGAAACGCTTATCTCAGGCACAAAGCGAAGATGTATTCCAATTAATCATGAATGCGTTTGCTCGCGAAATTGACCCACATACCAGTTATTTATCACCTCGTAGCACAGAGCAATTTAACTCAGAAATGAGTTTATCCCTTGAGGGGATTGGTGCTGTATTACAACAAGATGATGATAATACGACAATTAATTCTTTAGTCGCGGGTGGTCCTGCGGCTAAAAGCAAAGAGCTAAAAGTCGGCGACAAAATCATTGGTGTTGGTCAAGTTGGTAAACCTATTGTTGATGTCGTGGGTTGGCGTCTAGATGACGTCGTCGCGTTAATCAAAGGGCCAAAAGGTAGCCAAGTTCGTTTAGAAGTTGTTTCAGATACAAAAGGTGCTAAGCCACGTATCATCACTATTGTTCGCGAACAGATCCGATTGGAAGATAGAGCTGTAAAACTGTCTATCAAACAGCAAGGTAAAGAGAAAGTTGGTGTATTAGATATTCCAGGTTTCTATGTTGGTTTGACCAATGATGTCAAAACTGAACTGCAAAAAATGGCGAAAGAGAATGTTTCGGCTCTTGTTATTGACCTGCGCGGTAATGGTGGTGGGGCATTAACAGAAGCGGTCGCATTATCTGGGCTATTTATTAACAAAGGACCGGTTGTTCAAGTTCGTGATAACAATGGTCAAGTTCGCCAAGATGCGGATGACGATGATGTTATCTATTATAAAGGTCCATTAGTTGTTCTGGTTGATCGCTTTAGTGCTTCCGCCTCAGAGATTTTTGCCGCAGCAATGCAAGATTATGGCCGCGCTTTAATTGTGGGTGAACCGACTTTTGGTAAAGGAACGGTACAGCAGCACAGAAGTTTAAGCCGCGTTTATGACCAAATGCTTAAACCAGAATGGCCATCATTAGGTTCAGTGCAATACACTATCCAGAAGTTCTATCGTGTAAATGGTGGAAGTACCCAGCGTGAAGGTGTGACGCCAGATGTAGTAATGCCAACAGGGCAAGATCCAGCAGAAACAGGTGAAAGTTTTGAAGATAACGCTTTGCCTTGGGATAGCATCCCAGCTGCGAATTACACTAAATCTGGGGACATTAATGCTGATCTATCTCCGATTAAAACCAAACATTTAGCCCGTATCAGTGTTGACCCTGAATTCAAATACATCGATGAAGATATTGCGCGTTACAAGTCATTGAAAGCGACTAAGAATCTGATTTCTCTGAACTATGCTCAACGTCAGAAAGAAGATAATGAAATTGATGCGACCAAACTGAAACGCATTAATGAGCGTAATACAAAACTTGGCAAGCCATTATTGAAGTCGATTGATGATTTACCGAAAGATTACGAAGCGCCAGATCCGTATTTAGATGAAACGGTGAAAATGGCAATAGATCTTTCGAATCAAAACACTAAGATGCTTTCTGGTGCCAAACAGTAA
- the proQ gene encoding RNA chaperone ProQ: MENQPKLNSSKEVIAFLAERFPRCFIAEGEARPLKVGIFQDIVGNLTEEDGISKTQLRSALRMYTSSWRYLYGVKEGAKRVDLNGDDCGELDAEHIAHARQQLAEAKARVQAQRAEQQKTQKRPAAKKPSDKAPRQNDANKESASRRRPSDKKERPQNTAPKNPRSNPAEENLKSVTDINTLKVGQTLKVKVGSSMMDASVLEIAKDGVRVQLPSGLAMIVRAEHLKF, from the coding sequence ATGGAAAATCAACCTAAGTTGAATAGTAGTAAAGAAGTTATCGCATTTTTGGCAGAGCGTTTTCCACGCTGTTTTATCGCTGAAGGCGAAGCACGTCCGCTTAAAGTCGGAATTTTTCAAGATATCGTAGGGAACTTGACCGAAGAGGATGGTATTAGCAAAACGCAATTACGTTCTGCGCTGCGCATGTATACCTCTAGCTGGCGTTATCTTTACGGTGTTAAAGAAGGCGCAAAACGTGTTGACTTAAATGGAGATGACTGCGGTGAATTAGATGCAGAGCACATTGCCCATGCGCGTCAACAATTAGCTGAAGCGAAAGCGAGAGTCCAAGCGCAACGCGCAGAGCAACAAAAAACGCAAAAGCGTCCTGCTGCGAAAAAGCCTAGCGACAAAGCTCCTCGTCAAAATGATGCGAACAAAGAGAGCGCATCTCGTCGCCGTCCATCAGACAAAAAAGAACGTCCACAAAATACAGCTCCGAAAAACCCTCGTAGCAACCCAGCTGAAGAGAATTTGAAATCAGTTACTGATATCAACACACTGAAAGTCGGTCAGACTCTGAAAGTGAAAGTCGGTAGCAGTATGATGGATGCCTCTGTGCTGGAAATTGCCAAAGATGGTGTTAGGGTTCAATTGCCATCTGGTCTGGCAATGATTGTGCGCGCGGAACATTTAAAGTTCTGA
- a CDS encoding GAF domain-containing protein, which yields MDKKKYYLELLDSLSALLAGEYDLIASLANSSALLFERLSGINWVGFYLSDGKELVLGPFQGKVACVRIPFNKGVCGTSFSEARVQRVEDVHTFSGHIACDAASNSEIVFPLSVNGKIIGVLDIDSPNIGQFDEEDEIGLQYLTDQLCQHLAMCSIPKYY from the coding sequence ATGGATAAAAAGAAGTATTATCTCGAACTTTTAGATAGTTTATCTGCACTTCTCGCTGGAGAGTATGATTTAATTGCCAGTTTGGCAAATAGCAGTGCGTTATTATTTGAACGTTTATCCGGTATCAACTGGGTTGGTTTTTACTTGAGTGATGGAAAGGAACTGGTTCTCGGCCCATTCCAAGGTAAAGTCGCTTGTGTACGGATCCCGTTCAATAAAGGCGTCTGTGGTACCTCATTTTCCGAAGCGCGTGTTCAGCGTGTGGAAGATGTGCATACTTTTTCAGGTCACATCGCATGTGATGCGGCAAGTAACTCGGAAATCGTCTTCCCTCTGAGTGTAAATGGCAAGATAATTGGGGTTTTAGACATCGACAGCCCAAATATTGGCCAATTCGATGAAGAAGATGAAATAGGGCTTCAATACCTTACAGACCAGCTATGCCAGCACTTGGCGATGTGTTCTATACCAAAATATTATTAA
- the yebS gene encoding membrane integrity lipid transport subunit YebS — MTHINHTSMNLQRCCHCNKKIVTPPFQPRQVIVCPRCSSQLNDGRSWSLRRLALLSVTLLLLAPIAFWQPLISIYLFGTQINANVLDGVRLISEQGDPFTASIVAFCAIAAPLLLPISILSLVLARYLAINMRPILLMMKHLKEWVMLDVYLVGLGIAAIKMQDYATVYVGHGLIAFSTMSVISIIILIHINLDELWRRLYPLEENAEAPHAETCLACHFTGEPNKKGKCQRCHRPLHHREPLSLQKTWAALIAAMVLLIPANLLPISTFYLNGRRLEDTIYSGVVSLIDSGNWPIAIIVFIASILVPFVKIIIMILLLFSIQLKSHTDPVLRMKLLKFVSWIGRWSMLDLFVIALMMTLVNRDMLMSFTMGPAALYFGTAVILTILAVEWLDSRLIWDSYGKSKPSK; from the coding sequence ATGACCCACATTAATCATACTTCCATGAATTTGCAACGTTGTTGCCATTGTAACAAAAAAATAGTGACTCCGCCTTTTCAACCACGGCAAGTCATTGTTTGTCCAAGATGTTCTAGTCAATTAAATGATGGGCGCTCATGGTCACTCCGTCGTCTTGCTCTATTATCTGTCACTTTATTGCTTCTTGCTCCCATCGCTTTTTGGCAGCCATTGATTTCTATTTATCTATTTGGCACCCAAATCAACGCCAACGTGCTTGATGGCGTCCGATTAATTAGCGAGCAAGGTGACCCTTTTACCGCGAGTATTGTGGCTTTTTGTGCGATAGCTGCACCGCTACTTTTACCTATTTCGATTTTATCTTTGGTATTAGCGCGCTATCTGGCCATCAACATGCGTCCCATTTTATTGATGATGAAGCATCTCAAAGAATGGGTCATGCTGGATGTCTATCTTGTCGGTTTGGGTATCGCAGCAATTAAAATGCAAGATTATGCGACGGTTTATGTCGGACATGGGTTGATTGCATTTAGCACTATGTCTGTGATTAGTATTATTATTTTAATCCACATTAATCTCGATGAACTGTGGCGGCGGCTTTATCCTTTGGAGGAAAATGCAGAGGCTCCTCATGCAGAAACCTGCCTAGCCTGCCATTTTACTGGAGAACCCAATAAGAAAGGTAAATGTCAGCGCTGCCACCGCCCACTTCACCATCGTGAACCCTTAAGCTTACAAAAAACATGGGCCGCACTGATTGCCGCCATGGTGTTGCTAATCCCTGCTAACCTACTGCCCATTTCGACGTTTTATTTAAATGGGCGACGTTTAGAGGACACAATCTACTCCGGTGTCGTTTCCTTAATTGACTCTGGAAACTGGCCGATTGCCATTATCGTTTTTATTGCCAGTATTTTGGTGCCCTTCGTGAAGATTATCATCATGATACTGTTATTATTTTCAATTCAACTTAAAAGCCATACAGACCCTGTGTTACGGATGAAATTACTGAAATTCGTTTCATGGATTGGGCGCTGGTCGATGTTAGATTTATTCGTCATCGCCTTGATGATGACCTTAGTGAACCGCGATATGCTGATGTCATTTACTATGGGGCCTGCGGCTTTATATTTTGGTACCGCTGTTATTTTAACTATCCTTGCTGTTGAGTGGTTGGACAGTCGATTAATTTGGGATTCTTATGGAAAATCAAAACCATCAAAGTGA
- a CDS encoding MlaD family protein, translated as MENQNHQSETSDEVSEAIRRKRTTISPFWLLPIIAIMIAGWLLFQQWVERGTQITIQFSSASGVVAGRTPIRYQGVDVGMVQTVSISDDMKSVIVTANVNKDMRSALTSGTRFWLVTPKASLAGVSGLDALVGGNYIGMQPSTGSPKSQFVALDTPPQRNLNEGELLIYLTAKDLGALNENSPVYYRKVPVGYISDYSLLPENKGVSIAVIIKKRYVNLVRSDSQFWNISGIEGGFDLNTGASIKMESLSAVINGAVAFDSPENSLPAQTGQQYELQPSKEDVKPLDQQGNIDLQLTLTAMDTFGVNVGQPVIYRGIKIGEVLQRHLTDDNVQFQIAVFNEFKHLVKQDSKFVANSRVDVQLGMSGLQFQGATPQEWLEGGLHIIPGKGKDTLPESFPLYRTDENAKAGILGSAPPTTITLNTNTLPDIQQGSVVLYRQFEVGNIVSIKPNNDGFAVNVYISGQYRNLLTPQSVFWAEGGAKVQLNAGGLTVQASPLSRAFSGAISFDNIQTGSLDTSRQHTLYPSETAAKAIGSAVTLTTFDASKLSEGMPIRYLGINIGQIESLKLSADNREVKAKAILYPEYVENFTKIGSRFAIVTPELSPSGVNNLDTLIQPYISAEPGRSNKSRFQFELQTANITDSRYLDGLTIILDASEAGSIQVGTPILFRGLEIGTVTGLYLGELSDRVYVATRIGKEYQYLIRDNTQFWLSSGYNLAFGLTGGVVKSGTFKQFVRGGISLATPPTVPLAPKAKPDQHFILKLEPPADWLDWGTPIPKK; from the coding sequence ATGGAAAATCAAAACCATCAAAGTGAAACTTCGGATGAAGTTTCGGAGGCTATCCGCCGTAAAAGGACAACAATTTCGCCCTTTTGGCTGCTTCCCATCATCGCGATCATGATCGCAGGCTGGCTACTATTCCAACAATGGGTGGAACGTGGCACACAAATTACCATTCAATTTTCATCCGCCTCTGGCGTTGTTGCGGGTCGAACGCCAATTCGCTACCAAGGTGTGGATGTTGGCATGGTACAAACCGTCTCTATCAGTGACGATATGAAAAGTGTGATTGTTACCGCCAACGTGAATAAAGATATGCGCTCGGCACTCACTTCAGGAACTCGCTTTTGGCTGGTGACACCTAAAGCTTCTTTAGCTGGCGTGTCGGGCTTAGATGCTCTGGTAGGAGGGAACTATATTGGCATGCAGCCAAGCACTGGTTCGCCAAAATCCCAATTTGTGGCGCTCGATACACCACCACAGCGAAACTTAAACGAAGGCGAATTACTCATTTACCTCACCGCGAAAGATTTAGGTGCATTAAACGAAAACTCCCCCGTTTATTACCGTAAAGTTCCGGTCGGTTATATTTCTGATTATTCCTTGTTACCTGAAAATAAAGGCGTATCCATCGCGGTTATTATTAAAAAACGCTATGTTAATCTCGTCCGGTCAGATAGCCAATTTTGGAATATTTCCGGTATAGAAGGTGGATTCGACCTGAATACTGGTGCCAGTATCAAAATGGAAAGCCTCTCGGCGGTGATCAATGGCGCAGTGGCATTTGATTCCCCAGAAAACAGCCTGCCAGCGCAAACAGGGCAACAATATGAATTGCAGCCGAGTAAAGAGGATGTCAAACCGCTTGATCAGCAAGGCAATATAGACTTGCAACTTACCCTCACCGCGATGGATACCTTTGGGGTGAATGTGGGGCAACCTGTTATCTATCGTGGAATAAAAATCGGCGAAGTGTTACAGCGTCACTTAACGGATGATAATGTTCAGTTCCAAATTGCCGTGTTTAATGAATTTAAACATTTGGTTAAACAAGACAGTAAATTTGTCGCCAATAGCCGTGTCGATGTGCAGTTAGGGATGAGCGGATTACAATTCCAAGGTGCTACACCTCAAGAATGGCTGGAAGGCGGCTTACATATCATTCCAGGAAAAGGGAAAGATACATTACCAGAATCATTCCCGTTATATCGTACTGATGAGAATGCCAAAGCGGGTATTTTAGGCTCCGCGCCACCGACCACCATTACGCTAAACACCAATACCCTTCCCGACATTCAACAAGGCTCAGTGGTACTATATCGCCAATTTGAAGTCGGTAACATTGTGTCGATTAAACCAAACAATGACGGCTTTGCAGTGAATGTGTATATCTCAGGTCAATACCGTAACTTATTGACGCCACAAAGCGTTTTCTGGGCTGAAGGTGGTGCCAAAGTGCAGTTAAATGCTGGCGGTTTAACGGTTCAAGCTTCCCCGCTCAGCCGTGCGTTTAGTGGTGCGATTAGCTTTGACAATATTCAAACTGGCTCATTAGACACTTCACGTCAACATACACTTTACCCATCAGAAACAGCGGCAAAAGCGATTGGTAGTGCGGTAACGTTGACGACCTTTGATGCATCTAAGCTATCCGAAGGCATGCCTATTCGTTATTTAGGTATTAACATCGGACAAATCGAATCGCTGAAACTGTCCGCGGATAACCGCGAAGTGAAAGCGAAAGCGATTCTGTATCCTGAATATGTGGAAAACTTCACCAAAATTGGTAGCCGTTTCGCCATTGTGACCCCTGAACTTTCGCCATCGGGGGTTAACAACCTCGATACGCTGATCCAACCGTATATCAGTGCAGAGCCGGGGCGCAGTAATAAGAGCCGTTTCCAATTTGAACTGCAAACTGCCAACATTACAGATTCTCGCTATCTCGATGGTCTAACCATTATCCTTGATGCGAGTGAGGCAGGTTCTATCCAGGTAGGAACGCCAATTCTGTTTAGAGGATTAGAGATAGGAACCGTCACTGGACTTTATTTGGGAGAGCTTTCCGATCGCGTTTATGTTGCAACACGTATAGGCAAAGAATACCAATATCTGATCCGTGATAATACCCAGTTCTGGTTATCTTCCGGTTACAACCTCGCCTTTGGCTTAACAGGTGGCGTGGTGAAAAGCGGTACATTCAAGCAATTTGTTCGTGGTGGAATTT